The DNA region ACGCACAAACCccacaaaacaagaaaatgttttaattgtaaAACTGACTTGGCGGGGGAGGGCGGGGCAGGAACCCAATCTTCAGGCAGTGGTTCTGTCCCTGTGCCACCCCACAGAACAAGGATGGTCTGTCCCCAGTTGGGGGCAGGGCTAGCGttataaaatgacaatataaaTAGATCTCTAGAAAACGGAGGCTGTCTGGTGCAGTAGTCGCGAGCTGCAGGGGTGGGCTGGGGCAGCCCCCTGacccctgcagccccaggggtGCGGGCTCTGGAGAAGGCCACTCTCAGACATTCATGATGGACCTCcacaatggctcaggaggctggaggccAGGCGAGGTCTCAGAGACGCCCACCTGCGGGCTGAGGACAGAGGGACTGCCAGGTGCACACGCAGGCACGCGCACTCACACACCTTCCGTATGTCCCCGCCTGCAGCGACCCTGCTGCAGGTTCCCAGCAACGTGTGTGGGCcgccatccgtccatccatctgTCCTGGAGACAGACGCAGGGGAGGGCCTGCCCCGGAGGGTGGGGGTCCTAGGAGCCTCACTTGCTCCAAGTCCCTGTGTTTTTCAAAGTCCAAAACCAGAGTTCAGTAGTAGGTCCCACAAAGCCCCCAGTGAGGAGGTGGCGCCACACGGAGTGTCTCGTGGGCTGGGAGGAGTGGGGACGCTGCCCTACTGGCCTCCGGCAGGGCAGGGTGACCCAAGGGCTCTTTGGTTCAGGGCCAGGGCGCTGGCCTCATCTGGTGCGGTTCTGGCGCATGAGGGGCACGATGCTGGCGGGCGGCCCGGCCTTGGTCAAGAACGGGTGCTTCAGCAGCTCGGCTGCCGTGGCCCTCTGGGCCGGGTCGCGCACCAGCAGGCGGTCCAGGAAGCCCTTCAGGGACGGTGACACCtgtggggaggcagaggagggtcGAGAGAGCCCCGCACCGGGCCCAGGGCCAGCTCCGCTGCCACCTCCTCAGGTCTCCCTCGCCTCCTCTAATGTGCGGATGGCACCTGCTGACCAGGGAGGGCCCAGAAGCCCTGGTCAGAGCCTGACCTGGGGCGGTGACAACCCACAGCCTCTGGGGCTTGCTTCCTGCCCACTGCTGTGATCTGGGAGGACGAGGCCACAGCCGGGCCCTGGAGTGGGCCTGACCTGTCTGGGCGAGCGGGCAGGTCCCGGCCCTGCTGCGTGGTGTGTTCGGCTGGGCGGCACCTCTGGGGACGATGAGGTGCGGGACCCTGGGTGCCCTGTCCGGGGCGCGGTCCCACCCGCCCCTCACTGCCGGGGCCTGACCTTGTGCAGGTTCTTCAGTCGCGGCGGCAGGTTGTCCCGAATCATCTTCATGGCTTTGAGGGGGGGCTCGTTGAAGTAGGGGGGCTCCCCGTCCACCATCTCAATCACCATGACCCCCAGTGACCAGATGTCCACCTGGGGGAGGGACAGCAGGCTGACTGAGAAGGAGCGGCCAGTCCGCGGGAGGCCCTGGGTGAGGATCTGGTCTGCCGTCGCCATGTTGCTCCTGGACCCTGGATGGCCTCCTCCTGAGGGTCTGCCCGCCCGGCCCTGCCCGCCTGCTCTCTAAGGGCACTCGCGCCTCCTCCGCTGAGCCCTCCCTCTCAGTGCACCAGGTCTACTGTGGCCCAATGTGGCCATGACCTAGGCTGCTGGGTCAGCTGTGGGGACACAGGGCACGTGACCAAGCTGAGCCAATCAGAGTTAGTCCTGGGACTTCAGCAGAAACAGCAGGAAGCAGCGAGGCTCTCCCAGGGGACAGCATCTCCCCCAGAGGCCGCCTCTGCTCCATCAGGGGGCGCCTGCCGGGCACAGGCCACGAGGacctcagggctggggagggaacaAACACGGGGTGGCTGTCGGAAGCCTGGGACGGTTCTGGGGTCCACGACCTTCACATTGTTCTGAATCTGATTGTAAGGGTTTCTGTCAGTCTCAGACGGTTCTGAGATGTCCCCTCGGAGTCACACCAGCTTCCCCTGCCAGGGTGACCCCACTCCAGCCTGAGTCCCCCATGTGCTTCCCAGGGGTCCTTTCTCCTGGCCAGGCACTGGGTCAAGTCCTGTGGAGTGACCAGGGAGGAGTCCTGAACCAAGCAGCTACCGGCGGGAGGGACACAGgccagggcgggggggggggacacaggCTAGGGCAAGGGGGGGGGACACAGGCCAGGGCAAGGGAGGGACACAGGCCAGGGCTGGCAGCGGGATGGCTGGAGAGTGTCTGCCCTCTCCAAGGGGAGGGGCCCCCAGCACACTGAGAGGGGCCATGAGGGCACCTGGGCTCCCTGAAGCCAGATCGGGCTTCCCCACTGTGAACTCCCACGGCCGCGGCCCCTTCCCACAGTGACCACTTCTGCCAGCATCCAGAACCAGAGCTCCACCAACGACGAGACACGCACCCGCCCTCTCCACTGCACCGTCCCTGCGAccactgcccaggctggtctcctcAGCCCAGCACCAGGGCTGTGCTGCAAATGTCGCCGGGACAGCTGGGCGGCTGGCTCACCTCTGGCCCGTAGGGAAGGCGGGAGATGAGCTCCGGGGCCATCCAGTAGGGTGTGCCCACCAGCGACTTCCTCCGGGGCACCTCCTTGCTCACCTGGGCGCAGAACCCGAAGTCGGACAGCTTCACCTGGGGACAGAGGGCCAGGTCAGGGCGTGGCCTTGGGGGCAGCAGAGGGGCCCGCCAGGCTCTCTCCTTGCCCTGGACACCTTGATGCCAAGGCACAGCCCAGAGGTGAGAGCCGGGGTCTGCAGCCGACCCTGCGGAGCCCTCGGGGTCTCTCATCTTGGAACTAACAAACTCTAGGGGACACCAGGTGCCCTGGGGCTAAGGGAAGTGGCCTGAGTCCTGCACATACCAAAGGCCGGGTGGGGATGGGGACAAGCAACACACTGtgccccagtgtgtgtgtgtgtgtgtgtgtgtgtgtgtgtgtgtgtgtgaacgcGCGTAGGGGTGGTggagacagaaagacagacagacacagccTGCCTGGGCAACAGCCAAGACCCCAGAACCAAGGGTCCGGAACCCTGGGCCCCTCCCGACTACTGAGGGTATCTAGATCTTTCCAGAAAACACACTCTGGGGGGAGGAGCCTGCGATTTCAGGAGGCTCATGAACATTCCCAAACACACTTGTCTAGAGCCTGGGGTTCTCCGCCTCGGGCTCCGTGAAAACCGCACACCCCCTGCCTTCGCAGGAACATGAGGGACCTCGAGCTCCCTCACCCGAGGACAGTGATGTCCCCCTTGGGTTATATACAAGTTCTGGGTACTGCCCTGGATTCTGAACCTCAGTCTACGGCAGGGCGATGGCTGGGCACCCACGGCCCGCCGGGGCTGGACTGAGCTGCTCAGCGCAGGCAGAAGCACCTGGCCGAGGCCCCCGTCAGTCTAGGTGCCTGCCCCTGGGCCCAGGTCTGGACTATTCCACGGGAAACAGATCAGCTTACTGCTCCTCACAGCCCTGAACTGAGGGTCAGCACGTGTCCCCAATGGCAGAGGGGACCTGGGGAGAGGTGGGGGAGCACCAGCACCTGGCCACCCGCCTCCTCACCCTGCCATCGTGGGTCAGCAGAATCGAGTCGCTCTTGATGTCCCGGTGGATGACGCCCTGGGCATGGAGCACAGACAGCGCCTGCAGCACGGCCAGGCACACGGCAGCGATCTGCTCCTCGTTCATCCTGCGGGGGCCAGGGGCAGTGGGCGAGGGAGCCAGGGGCAaggggcagagggcagtgggCAAGGGGCACTGGGTGAATGGGCGAAGAGCGAGGGGGCAGTGGGCAAGGGACGAGGGGGCGAGGAGCGAGGGGCAATGGGCAGTGGGCGAGGGGGTGAGAGGCAAGGGGGTGAGGGGCGAGGAGCGAGGGGGCCCTGCTTCGGGGGTCTGAGAGGGACACGGCCCTGACTTGGGGTATGGGAGGAGGGATCTGAGAAGACACAATCCCAATCAATGGGGGACACAGACCTGCTTTGAGTGGGGACGGGGAAGAATCTAAGAGGACAGGGACCCAGGCTGGGGCTCATGGCACTGCTGAGATGTGGCCTTACCCATCCTATCTGGGGGGACGTGACCCTGACACGGGAGGGGGGTGTGAAGGGGAGCTTGGGAGCCAGCAGGCTGGTGGTCAGCCAGGGTGCGGCCACCCGCGTACCTGGTGTGGGTGACGATGTCGGTGAGGGCGCCGCCCTCCAGGAACTCCATGACCACCCAGAGCTCGTCGCCCACCAGGTAGCTGTTGTACATCTCCACCACGTTCTCGTGCTGGTAGTCCCGCATGATCACCACCTGGGGGGGTGTCCGTGAGGCAGGGCGCAGCGTCCCCTCGGGAGGTTCCACCCCACTTCTGCTCACCGGTCACTGTGGCCTTCCCCGCTGCCCAACCCAAGCAGGCCTTAAAGACAGCTGGAGGCCCGACACCTCCATTGGGCGGCCGACCCTTCACCCCATGCACCACCCGGCCTTCTGACCCCGTCCTCCATTCCCGCCTGGGCGAGCGGTGGCGGGCCCTGACCACCAGGCTGGCGCTGGAGAGGGACGGGCGAGCCCCGCAGCCTGAGGTGAACAAGACGCATGTGCGGGGGCGAGAGGCCGCAAGGGGAAGCCGGGCCTGTGGGGACCCTGCCCACAGGGGATGGGCAGGCGGGGTTTAGGGAGCACAGGGTGGGTTCCAGGGAGGCCAGGAAACgcagagacaggaggacaggGGCTGTCCCCACGACCCCCAACCTGAGCTCCTCTGAGGAATCCTGCGTCAGAGGGGGCCACTTCTCCTACCCAGACTCTGGGGGCTGAGCCGGGAGCTGCCTGTGGAAGAGGCCACGAGAGCCAGAGCAGGAAGCTGGACAGACCAGGCGCCTCACTGGGGCCGGATCAAAAAGGACCTCAAGGGACAGTGAAGGGCCAGGGCTCCACCTGAGAGCACGGGGGCGGGCGCTGTGAGGGTCTGTGCAGCGGAGCAGGACGTGGCTGGCCTACACGGCAAACAGCCCTGGCtatttggtgggggggggggcagggattgaacccagagatgctaaccactgagccacaccccagcctgatttaaaaaaaaaaatcttacaattttgagacagggtctcactgagttgcttagagcctcaataaattctgaggctggttttgaacttggggtcctcctgcctcagcctcctgacctgctgggatgACAGCCATGTGCCAGTGCATCTGGCCCCCCTGGGCTCTTGTATGGGGACTATTTAGGGGATGTCCAAGAGGGGAGGCTGCATAGAGACGTGGGTGGGGGACAAAGAGAGTCCAGGGCGCTGTCCTAGAGACAGAAGGGGTGGTGGGGTCTCCTGGAGACAGGGAACCAGAGGAGGAACAGGCCTGAGGGGATGATCTGAAGGCCAGGTGGACCCTGATGGGTGAcaaggcccagaggacactgagggagGGCCTCAGGGGTCCCCAGGACCTCCCCTGAGGCTGGGAGGCACACTGGGACGGAGGGGGGGCGCTGTTAGGGCGGAGACGGAACCCTCCAGCGGGGAGGTGGCTGGTGCACGGAGCAGGAGGGGAGAGCCGAGGCCGCGGCCCCCCGGGCACTCCACCCAGAGGCACCCTCCCTGCCCGGCCCTGCCCTGTCCGAGGCCTGGATGCAGCCCGGCCACCCACCTCGTTGAACAGGAGCTCGCGCCTCTGCTGCTTGCGCAGGTCCATCTTCTTGACGGCCACCAGCTTGCCGGAGCTGCGCACGGTGGCGATGCACACGATGCCCGTGGAGCCCTCCCCGATCTTGATGAAGTTGTCCAGGTAGGAGCGGGGGTCCCCGGGGTCCACCACCAGCTGAAGGGCGGCCCGGAACTGCTCATGGGACACTCGCTGTGGCTCCCGCTGGGGTGAGCGGGGTCCAAGGGGCCCGGCAGCAGGGGGCCCGGCGGGGGTGGCAAGGGCGCGGGCCGGAGGGGCCAGCTGGGGCTCGGAAGCGTGGGGGCCCAGCACGCCGGGGCTGGGGGTGCCGTGGGCTCGGGTGGGAGGCCGGGAAGAGGAGGACTGGGGGGCAGCCAAGCCCCCCGCTGAGGGCCCGTTCGGGGCCTTGCTGTGAGGCTCTCCCTGAAACAGAAGAGAGAGGGGGCTGAGGGGCCAGCGCGGCTCTGTTCCGAGCTGAGGGACAGACACATGGTGGTCAGGATGAGTGACGCacaggggctgggcctgggctggggctggcagGCGGGGAGGGGGAAGCAAGGGGCAGGGGACAGTGGGGGACGGGTTACCTGGGCACCCCGGGGCGGGTGGTCCGTGTCGGCCCGTGGGTACGTGTTAAAGGGCCTGCCGGCCGCCAGCTTCGCCCCACTGGCCAGATTGGCAGGCTGGGGGGTGCCGACGTCAGGCCCGGAGAGGGGGCGTTTGTCCCGGGAGGACTCCGGGGGCCCTCCTGGGCCCTCCCTGGAAGACTTGGGCCTCTTCTCGGGCCCCACCCGCCGCCTGTCACCACTGCTGCCCCCCGCCTCGCTGCGGCCAGTGACCCGGCCTCGGCCACCAGACTTCTCTGGGCCCCCTCTGGCTGGGGGGGCCTGCTCCTCGGGCATCCCATTTTCCTGGCGGGCACGGGTGGGGGGTGGCGGGCTGTCTCTCCTTAGGGAGTTGGAGCGGGTCACCGACATGTTCTCAAACTCGTCCAGCAGCAACGTGAGGGCCCCATCCTTGGCACTTTTGCTGCCCCGCACGATGGTCTGGGGTCCCGGGCAATGGCAGGGTGGGGGCCAGGCAAGGAGGAGGGGACACAGGAAGGGCATCCGACAGACAGGACGACACAACACAGAGACAAGACAGAGACGCAATGAAGAAATGCCAGGGGGTGATGGAGGGGGACgggagggcgggggagggggctgggcccTCCCCCACCACACTTCAGGGCAGGAGGGAGCCGAAGGAGCACTCGCCAGGGCCCGGCTGTCACCCCAGAGCCAGGACGGATGGCACCCCTAGGTGGCAACCCCTCATCTGGCTCCCGGGGCGGGAAGAGTCCTGCTCTGGTGGGAGGAGGGGCGCACCGCCCCATCGTCAGCTCTGAAGAGCCGTGAGGGACAGGACGCTGTGCCCGGGGTCCAGCTGGGCACGTCTCCTCTACAGACTGCCAGGTCATTACCCTCAAACCAGCTCTCTGCTCCCCTGGAGGCCAGAGGTGGGGGGCAGGGACAATGGACACGCCTGGGCCCAAACTGCAGGGAAGGGGGCCCTGGGTGCCACATGGCAAATGCAAACGCAGCCCGCGGCCACCACCTGCCTCCCCTCAGGCAGAGCTGTGGCCTTCAGGGCTCTCCCACACCCACTAAGCTGCAGACACCCTGGGCGTGATGGCCATGCCTGCTGTCCccgcagcctgggaggctgaggcaggaggatcccaagttcaaggacagccttaaGGAACTCTGTGAAGCCtgagcaacatagggagaccctgtctcaaaataaaaaataaaatggactggggaggcggctcagtggttaagcgcctcagGGTTCAAGCCCCGTACAAGGTGCGAGTCTCAGGGCTCTGCACCTGCTGTCCCTTGACCTGGACCCCACATCTCCCAGGGAGCCACggcctctcccctcccacccttcagGTCTCTGTTCAAACTGGGTTTCTCGGGTTCCGCTGACCCCAGCCGCTCGAAGTCTAGAACGccagctcccacctcccacctctccccGGGTTCTTTTTCTCAGGGGCTGACCCCAGTGCAGTAGGAGCACACCTGTCCACTGCGGGGCTCTGCCACGTGCCACGTTCCTAGGGCAGTGACCGTTTTCTCCCATCAGTTTCCAGTCCCGCGACATCTGGGCCCCCGAGCTGCGCGGCACACAGAGGTGCTCAGCAGACGCAGCAGCCCAGTGGGAAGGGGGCGGCGGGAAGGGGCCACAGGAGCCAACCATGGGACCTGCTGGGGGAGGGCTCTGCCACTGCTGTGGCTCTTTGGCAGCAGGGACAGGGGCCCAGGACTTCCTCTAATGTGCAAAAAACAGCCCCTGGCGGCCCGCTGCTGCCCCTGCCTCCTGAGTCTGAGCTCCAGCCTAGAAGCCCGGCCTCCCCTGAGACGCAGGGTGTGGCTGGGCAGCGGGGTTGGAAGGGGGCCAAGAGGCCCCTGGGGGCATGGGGACTCCTGGCCCAGGGCAGCCAACACAAAGCCTGCGGGGCCTGAGGACAGTGCTGGACTGAGGGTCACCTCTGTGAATTAAGACAGGCGCCCCTTCCTGGCGGGGCTCCTGGCTAGCAGAGCCAGCTAGTTTGGGCCCTGCCTGCACACGGTGGCCACAGGGAGGGCCTGGGGCGCCACAGGGGCAGCGTGGGCACAGAAGACCAGTGCTCACCTACAGAGGTGGCCGCCACTGGGCTGTGGCTGGTGTGTGGCAGGAGAAGCCCAAACACAGCTCTGGACGTGAACCCTGCTTTCTAGGCAGGGGCAGAGAGGCCACAGCAGTCAGCACCCTGCAGCGCCACGAGCGCCCCAGCGGCCCCAGACTGAGGCCCAGCACTTTGTCCACGATCAACCCGATGACCTCGGCCTCCTCCCCGCCAGGGCACTGGGGGAGGATGAGTCAGCCACAGGCCTGCCAGGGCGCCAGTCTGCTGAGCAACAGGCGTGCCCACCTCCACCCGCTGGCTGTAGTGCCCCGGCCTGCAGCCCTTGTGGGTCCCATCACCCTTGGATGAAGAGTGGCCTCACTAGGCACTCTGCactccaaggccagcctggccaccCCCGGGCCATCAGGACCATCATTCCTCAACTCCACATGGGGGTGGGGTCAGGGGGCAGAGTACAGGCTGAAGCCACGGCCCGGCTCCAACCCCAGCCTGGTCGCTGTGCTCAAGATGGCAGAAAAGCCCAGGACACGTGGAAACCTCCCGGGCACCCGCCCGCCTCCTCCAGAGCCCGCAGCTCGCCCTTCTGAGCCGCTCACCCTCAGGCCTGCGTCCGGGCCACCTCTGTGCGCCCTATCCCAGCCCAGACCACTTGGTGCTGGTCACTGCCTGGGAGCAGGCCTGTCCCCGCACTGCCAAGGGGCTCTGGGCAGGCTGGCAGTTGGGTGACTGGCACTGGGGACAGGATTACAGAGCCTGGAGGCCAGTGGACCAGTAAGGGCTTTGGGTGGGgaagtgggtgggtggggaggccAGTACTGGGCCGGGATGTGGGGGTCGGGGAGGCGGCGGTGTACCTTAGGGGCCCCGGGCTGGATGGAGGTGATGCAGGCGGGGTCGATGAGGGGCTTGGGCCGGCGGGCCGACTCCTCGATCAGGCTCTGCCACTGGCGGGGCAGCCCCGTGAACTTCTGCTCCTGCTGGTCGAAGCCCGTGTGGACTCGGTGCTCGAAGTTGGATGGCGCCGAGATCTCCACCCgcttcttcctcttcccaaacATGGCGCCGCGGCTTCGGGCTCCTCTACCAGGGCACCTGCCAGAGGACATGCTGGTAGTGGCGGGCCAGGGGCCAGTGGGGCTTGCCCACACCTGCCCGAtgctccctctcctctgcccGGGTCCCTGGCGGCCCCTCCTCAGCagtctcctccaggccctggccctgggtcCGGCCGGCACTCGGAGGTCAGCACGGCCCTGTCGCTCGAGCCCACGCAGCTCTCCCTGCTTGGGGTCAACGGGAAGAGCCCCGCAGCCCTCCGTGGCCCACGATCGCCCCAGTACTCTCCATTCTCACCTCGGGGCGCCCTCCCTCACCCATCAGTGTCTTTGGGCAGCTGTCCTGTGCCTGGGCGCCCTGCCCGGCACCCCACGCCCCCCCTCCTCAGCACTGAGTGCTCAGTGAACCCTTCCACCCCAAGGAAATCCACCCCGGCCCAGCGACGGCTTCACTTGTCAAAAGTCTGGTGCTGCTTCTCGTGTCCCCTGCTCGATGTTTCCATCACCCCCTCCAACAGACATGAGGGCCCGGGCCAGGCCTGGCTGCCCAGTCTCCTCTGGGTCCCACCCGGGCCTAGCGTGTTCTGAGCACTCAGCCATCGCCCCGGCCCTGCTGGCAGGGCCCTGACCCTGGGCTCCAGCTGCTGCCCACCTTCAGCTACGACTCCACCCACAGCCACGGACAGGCAGGGTGCCGGGTACCCTCACTGTGACACGAACCTGTCTTTAGGGTCTGGAACTTGTCATGGGGCCCCCAAGGGGAGGGTGATGGTGGCACCCTACGGGAGCCCTCGAAAGGATGGCAGAGAAGCCAGGTGTCCGGAGCAGAAATCTCTCTGCCATTTGCTACCTGTGACCCTGGGTGAGTGATTGAACCCCTCCAAGCGCTGGCCAATCCCACAGGGCGCTGtgaggaatgaatgagtgaacaacGTGCCCAGctcagggctgggcacagtgacatcAAGTACTGGAAGGCCGCGCAGGTGCCTGTGGGAGGAGGGCTCCAGGCACTGCCACTTGCCGTGGGCCGCCCCCATGCCCTAATACATGGGCCCTGGGGTGACACAGACCTGGTTTGAGGGTGGCTGGGCT from Urocitellus parryii isolate mUroPar1 chromosome 15, mUroPar1.hap1, whole genome shotgun sequence includes:
- the Pak4 gene encoding serine/threonine-protein kinase PAK 4 isoform X2 — encoded protein: MFGKRKKRVEISAPSNFEHRVHTGFDQQEQKFTGLPRQWQSLIEESARRPKPLIDPACITSIQPGAPKGEPHSKAPNGPSAGGLAAPQSSSSRPPTRAHGTPSPGVLGPHASEPQLAPPARALATPAGPPAAGPLGPRSPQREPQRVSHEQFRAALQLVVDPGDPRSYLDNFIKIGEGSTGIVCIATVRSSGKLVAVKKMDLRKQQRRELLFNEVVIMRDYQHENVVEMYNSYLVGDELWVVMEFLEGGALTDIVTHTRMNEEQIAAVCLAVLQALSVLHAQGVIHRDIKSDSILLTHDGRVKLSDFGFCAQVSKEVPRRKSLVGTPYWMAPELISRLPYGPEVDIWSLGVMVIEMVDGEPPYFNEPPLKAMKMIRDNLPPRLKNLHKVSPSLKGFLDRLLVRDPAQRATAAELLKHPFLTKAGPPASIVPLMRQNRTR
- the Pak4 gene encoding serine/threonine-protein kinase PAK 4 isoform X1; the protein is MFGKRKKRVEISAPSNFEHRVHTGFDQQEQKFTGLPRQWQSLIEESARRPKPLIDPACITSIQPGAPKTIVRGSKSAKDGALTLLLDEFENMSVTRSNSLRRDSPPPPTRARQENGMPEEQAPPARGGPEKSGGRGRVTGRSEAGGSSGDRRRVGPEKRPKSSREGPGGPPESSRDKRPLSGPDVGTPQPANLASGAKLAAGRPFNTYPRADTDHPPRGAQGEPHSKAPNGPSAGGLAAPQSSSSRPPTRAHGTPSPGVLGPHASEPQLAPPARALATPAGPPAAGPLGPRSPQREPQRVSHEQFRAALQLVVDPGDPRSYLDNFIKIGEGSTGIVCIATVRSSGKLVAVKKMDLRKQQRRELLFNEVVIMRDYQHENVVEMYNSYLVGDELWVVMEFLEGGALTDIVTHTRMNEEQIAAVCLAVLQALSVLHAQGVIHRDIKSDSILLTHDGRVKLSDFGFCAQVSKEVPRRKSLVGTPYWMAPELISRLPYGPEVDIWSLGVMVIEMVDGEPPYFNEPPLKAMKMIRDNLPPRLKNLHKVSPSLKGFLDRLLVRDPAQRATAAELLKHPFLTKAGPPASIVPLMRQNRTR